The genomic window ATATGATTACATAATAGTAAACGACCAGATTGAAAGAGCTTTTGAAAATCTTAAATCTATCATTACAGCTGAAAGGTGGAAAACTCATCGGATCAAAGAACAATTTGATGAAATTATTAATGATAAGGAGATGTTAGAACTTTTAAAAAGCGGGGCTTAAGCCCCGCTTTTTTATTGTTCTTCTTTATCTTCTTCCTTCTTCTCTTCTTTAAATTCAACTTCTTCAATCTCAGCAAGTTCAATCAATCTATCAAGAGCTTTCTGTCTTAAAACATCCTGCTTTACCATAGGCATAAGGTTTCTCTCTTCAAGAGACTGTCTTGCAAGAACAGTATCTCCATTAAAAGCCATGTTTGCAAGCTTTTCAATTTCTTTCTCTATATCTTCATCCGTTACTTCAAGACCTTCAAGCTCAGCTACCTTCTCTAGAAGAAGTTTGACCTTTACTGTTTTTTCCGCAGTCGGACGCACCATTTCAGCTATCGTTTGAGGCGAAATTTGCTTTACATCAACACCAAACTGAGCAAGCCTCATTATCTGATTTTCGGCCTGAGCCTTTATCTCCATACTTAAAAGGGATGAAGGCACAGGAATTCCCACTTTTTTAAGTAGCTCTTCAACTATCTTATCTTCCACTTCTTCCTGCTGTCTTTCAGCTTCTGCTTTTTCAAGGTCTTCTCTTATTTTTGACTTAAGCTCTTCTACTGTTTCAACACCAAACTTCTTTGCAAACTCATCATTTAACTCTGGAAGTTTCTTCTCCTTAACCGCAAGAACCTTAAACTTCAAAGTAACATCCTTACCAGCAGCATCTCCATATTTTTCATCTTCAGGAGCTTTAAAAGAAACTTCACCCTCTTCACCCTTTTTCTTACCAATAACCGCTGAGTCAACTTCTGACCACAGCTGATTTTCTCCAAGAACAGCTGTAACTTCTCCTTTCTTCTCTTCACCATCAATTATTGCAACATACTCAAGGTCAACAAGATCCCCTTTCTGGGCAGGTCTATCAACCTCTTCAAACTTTGCTTCTCTGTTAAGTAAAGATTCAAGAACCTGCTCCACATCTTTATCTTCTATTTTCCTAACACTTTTTGTTACCTTTATCCCTTTATAATCCTCAGGTTTAAGATCTATTTCCGGCTTAACCTCAAAAATTACTACACACTCAAGTGTATTATTTCTATCATCATACTTTAAATCTTCAATGTAAGGCTCTGAAATCAAAACAAGATTTGCTTCTTTTATTCCTTTATCAAGCTCCTTTGGGACAATGGCTCTTACAAGATTCTCCTCAATCAAATCTTTATACTGCTTTTTAATAATATTTACAGGAGCTTTTCCTGGTCTGAATCCCGGTATTTTTGCGTTTTTTCTTATCTCTTTACAGATATTCTCAACCTCTTTCTTAACAACTTCAGGTTCAGCTACAATTTTCGCTTCGTAAACAACACCTTCTCTCTTACTTACTGTACAGGCCATCTATATCCTCCTTGATTATTTTCTAACTCTTCCTGCTACCTTAAGTGGTAAACTCCACACTTTTGTGAACGCCGCTCCCGCTTTATGGTCAAATGAATCGTGCGGACTATAAGTTGCAAGGTCTTCAATATACATAGATTTTTCAGCACTTCTACCAACAACATTTCCGCAACCTTTGTAAAGTTTAAATTTAACCTTACCTGTTATAAGTTTTGCTATGTTCTCGTTAAAAGCATCAAGAGACTCTCTCAATGTTGAAAACCAGAGACCGTTGTAAACAACTTCCGCATAAGGATGGCGAACATGGGTAATCTTGTAGTGGTAGGTAAACCTGTCAAGAACCATACTTTCAAGCTCATCATACGCTTTTATCAAAAGAAGTCCGGCAGGGGACTCATAAACCTCTCTTGATTTAATGCCAACAAGCCTGTTTTCAATCATATCAATTCTTCCAAATCCGTGCTTCCCGGCTATCTCATTTAAATCCCATATAAGTTTCCAGAGATCTTTATAAACTTTACCATTTATAGCCACAGGTATCCCTTCCTTAAACTCTATCTCTACATATTCCGGTGTATCAGGAGCTTTCTCTGGAGAAACTGTAAGGACAAAAGCATCTTCTGGAGGTTCAGCATAAGGATCCTCAAGAGGACCAGACTCTATTGCAACACCCCACAAGTTTCTGTCATACGAGTAGGGTTTCTCCTTTGTTGCAACAACAGGAATACCGTACTTTTGAGCATACTCTATCTCCTCTTCTCTTGACTTAAACTCCCACTCTCTGACAGGAGCAAGAACTTCTATATCAGGGTCAAGTGCCCAAACAGATGCTTCAAACCTTACCTGGTCATTTCCCTTACCTGTTGAACCGTGAGCCACATAATCAGCACCTACCTTATGAGCAAGCTCAACAAGTTTCTTTGAAATCAAAGGTCTTGAAAGGGCCGACAGTAAAGGATATTTTCCCTCATAAAGAGCGCCTGCTCTCATAAGAGGCATGCAGTACTCCCTTGCAAACTCCTCTTTTATATCATCTATAACAGCTTCAACAGCTCCGGCCATTTTAGCCTTTTCTTCTATTTCGGAAAGCTCTTCACCCTGACCAACATCAGCAGTATAAGTTATAACCTCAAAACCTCTATCAGTAAGCCATCTAACAATAACAGAGGTATCAAGTCCTCCCGAATACGCAAGAACCACTCTTTTACTCACAACTTCCTCCAGACAAAAGATTAATAGATGGTGAATTTTATACAAAATTGATTGACATTTAAAGAGAGAGTGGCTATATTTGTAGCCATCAGAAATGTGGCGACGTGGCTCAGGTGGTTAGAGCGGGCGGCTCATACCCGCCAGGTCGGTGGTTCAACTCCACCCGTCGCCACCATATAAATAATCTTCTCATAAAAACTGTATGGATTTAAAAAAAAGAGTTCTCCAAACTATTAAAAAGTTTTCTCTTATTTCTCCAGGCGATACAGTTCTATGTGCCGTGTCAGGAGGCCCTGATTCTGTTGCTCTCCTTTTTATTCTTAATGAAATCTCAAAAGAGGAAATTCCAATCTCTCTGTACATCGCCCATTTCAATCACATGTTAAGAGAGGAGAGCGACGAAGAGGAAAATTTTGTAAAAGAGATAGGCAATTCTCTCAATATTCCAGTTTTTACAGAAAGAAAAAATTTAAAAGAGATTACAGGCGGCAAAAACATAGAAGCTATAGCAAGAAGAGAAAGGTATAAATTCCTTTACAAGATAGCACAGAAGATTGAAGCAAACAAAATAGCAACAGGCCATACAGCTTCAGACCTTGCAGAAACAGTAATTTTTAATCTCACAAAAGGAAGCGGTATAAAAGGGTTACGTGGCTTTTTGCCGAAACGGGAGAAAATTATAAGGCCACTTTTTGAAACAACAAAAGAAGAAGTTGAAAATTATCTGAAAGAAAGGAAAATTCCATATAGAATAGACTTTTCCAACTTCTCAATGAAATTTTCCAGAAACCTTATAAGAATAAAGGTAATCCCGGAGCTAAAAAAGATAAATCCATCCCTGGAGAAAACCATCCTTAGAGAAACAGCCACACTAAGAGAAGCGGAAGATTTTATAAAAGAAGAGGTCAAAAAAATTCTAAGTAGAGCCAATATTCGTAGTGATAAAGCAGAAATTTCTCTTTCAATCATAAAAGCTGTGCATCCATTTATACTAAAAGAAACCATAAATGAAATGTTCTTCAAAATTTCGGGAGAATACCTTAACAGGACAAAGTTAAAAGCGATAGAACACCTGATAAAAAAAGATGAAAGTGGTGAAATTGACCTGAAGAAAGGATTTAAAGGTAGAAAGGACCAGAACAGTTTTTCCATAGAAAAAGAACAATTTTCACCAGAAAACAAAGTGAAAATTAAAGTAACTAGCGAAACAGAGAAAATAGAAACCCCTTCAGGAACTTTCATTTTTAATGCTAAAAATCCCCATTTTGAAATTCCAGAAGAAATAATAAAAAAGGGAGTTTTTATAAAAAATCGTGAAGGAGGAGAGTGGCTCCAATTTCCATACGGCAGAAAAAAATTGAAAAAATTTTTTATAGAAAAGAAAGTTCCTGTTAAATTAAGGGATTTTCTTCCTATTGTTGTTACAGCAGACAACGAAGTAATATGGATTCCAGAATTGTTTAAAAAAACATATATTAAGGAAAATCAAAACATCATAGGTGTGAGGTTTGAAAGTGGAATTAAAAATTTTGATAACTGAAGAGGAAATAAAAAAAAGGATAAAAACACTTGCAAAAGATATTTCTGAAGAGTTCAATGGAGAGAAAGTAACGGCTATCTGCCTTTTAAAGGGAGCTTTTATTTTTACAGCAGACCTTGTAAGGGAGATGAAAACAGAAGTTGAAATAGAGTTTATGAGAATAAAAAGTTATGAAGGGACAGAAAAGGGAGAAGACAAACTGATATACAATGTGGAAAGTGATATAGAAGGAAAAAATGTTCTAATCATTGATGACATTCTTGACACAGGCGGATGTCTTAAAACGGCAGTTTCTGTTATAAAAGAGAAAAAACCTGCTAAAATAAAAACCTGCGTTCTTCTTGAAAAGGAAAGAGATAAAGTTATAGATGCTGATTTTGTTGGATTTAAAATTCCAGATAAATTTGTAGTAGGCTACGGTCTTGATATGAATGAGCTTTACAGAGACTTACCGTATATAGCTGTCGTTGAATAAAAACTTCAACTGGAAGGAGTAAAGAATGAATCGGTTCCAAGACATATTAAAAAGTGTGGCTCTTTGGATAACTATAGCGTTACTCATGATAATTGCATTTAACTTTTTCAGTTCTCCACAATTTACAAGAAAAACGATACCTTTCTCAACATTTCTGCAAGAAGTGGAAAAGGGAGAAATTAAAAAGGTTACCATTCAGGGACAGGAAATTACAGGTCAAACAAAAGAGGGACAGGAGTTTAAAACCTACACTCCTTACTATCCAGACCTTGTTAAAAAGCTGACAGAGAAAAATGTAGAGATAAATGTAAAACCTGAAGAAGGAAGTCCCTGGTATATCACAGTTCTTGTTTCGTGGCTCCCGATGATATTTCTCATAGTTATATGGATAAGCATGATGCGCCAGATGAACGCAGGCGGAAGCAAAGCTTTATCTTTTGCAAAAAGCAGAGCAAAAATCTTCATAGACAATAAACCTAAAGTAACATTTAAAGATGTTGCAGGTATAGATGAGATAAAGGAGGAAGTTGCTGAAATAGTTGAGTTCTTAAGAAATCCAAAAAAATACCAGCAACTTGGCGGTAAAATCCCTAAAGGAATACTGCTTGCTGGTGCTCCCGGAACAGGGAAAACTCTTCTTGCAAAGGCGATAGCAGGAGAAGCAAACGTTCCTTTCCTTTCCGTAAGCGGTTCAGAATTTGTTGAGATGTTCGTAGGTGTTGGAGCTTCAAGAGTAAGAGACCTCTTTGACCAGGCAAAAAAACACGCTCCCTGCATAGTGTTTATAGATGAGATTGATGCTGTGGGAAGGAAAAGAGGTGTTGGAGTAACAGGAGGACACGACGAAAGAGAGCAGACACTGAACCAGTTGCTTGTTGAAATGGACGGTTTTGAAAGTAACGAAGGGATTATAGTCATAGGTGCAACAAACAGACCTGATATTCTTGACCAGGCTTTATTAAGACCTGGAAGATTTGATAGACAGATATATGTTCCCCTGCCTGATGTAAAAGGAAGACTTGAAATTCTTAAAATTCACACCAAAGATAAACCTTTAGGTGATGATGTTGACCTTGAAGTTATAGCCCGTTCAACGCCCGGATTTTCAGGAGCCGACCTTGCCAACATAGTAAACGAAGCTGCACTTATAGCCGCACGGAAAGGACACGGAAAAATAATGATGGAAGATTTTGAAGAAGCAAAGGATAAAGTTACAATGGGAATAGAAAGAAAAAGTCTGGCTTTAAGTGAAAGAGAGAAAATAACAACAGCTTACCATGAAGCAGGACATACACTTGTAGCAAAACTCCTTCCAAATGCAGACAAAGTTCACAAAGTAACAATAATTCCCCGAGGTAAAGCTCTTGGAATTACCCAACAACTTCCTGAAGAGGATAAATACACATATACCAAAGACTACCTTCTTGACAAGCTTTGCGTTTTATTCGGCGGTAGAGTTGCAGAAGAAATAGCCCTTGGAACAATCTCCACAGGAGCTGGAAACGATATAGAGAGAGCCACTGAAATTGCCAGAAAAATGGTTGCAGAGTGGGGAATGAGTGAGAAGATAGGACCGATAGCAGTTAAAATGAAAGAAGAATTTGGAGAACCTGTTGAAATCGTAAGTGAAGACACAAAACGGTTAATAGACAAAGAGGTTAAAAGAATAATAAATGAAACCTATCAGAAAGCCAAGGAGCTTATAACCAGCAATTTTGAAAAACTTGAAAATCTTGCAAAAGCACTTCTTGAGAAAGAAACCCTTACAGGAGAAGAGATAGATCTTGCAATGGAAGGAAAACTAAACGATTCCGATAAACCACCTCAAAACCCTTCCCCACCAGAAAGTAAAAATAAAGAAAAGAACGATAAAAAGGATCTTCCACCTAACTTCAATCCTCAGTTCGATGCGTGAAGGAGAAAGCAGATGATAGATACAGAAAGAATAGAAAAAGCTGTTAGAGAAATCCTTCTAGCCATAGGAGAAGATCCAGACAGGGAAGGGCTTAAAGATACTCCAAAACGTGTTGCAAAAATGTATAAAGAAGTCCTTGCAGGATATGATGACTCCCCGGAAAACCACTCTGTCCTGTTTACAGAAAGATACGATGAAATGATTATAGTTAAAGATATTCCTTTCTTCTCCATGTGCGAACACCACATGCTTCCCTTTTTTGGAAAGATACATATAGCTTACATCCCGGGTGAAGATAGAGTCACAGGGCTTTCCAAACTTGCAAGAATAGCAGATGTTTACGCCAAAAGACTTCAGCTGCAGGAAAGAATGACTGAACAGATAGCTTCTGCAATAATGGAAAAATTTAACGCGAAAGGGGTTATGGTTGTGGTGGAAGCCCAGCACCTTTGCATGATAATGAGAGGAGTTAAGAAACCTGGCTCATTTACCATAACAAGTGCAATAAAAGGTATGCTTAGAAAAGAACCTACAAGAACGGAAGCACTTTTCCTTATAAAGGGTGGGAAATGAAAAAACTTTTAGCTTTATCATTTACAGTTCTGATTTTAAACTCCTGCGCAACTGCACCTCAAGAGAAAAAACAGATTCAACCACCTCCTATTCAGGAAACAAAAACGTTTACAAGAAAAGAGAAAGCTGACGGATTTTACAAAATAGGGGTTTCATATCTCCAGCTTGGAGACATTCCACTGGCGTTAAATTATCTCTTCAAAGCAAAGGATCTTAATCCGAAAGACCCCAAAATCTATAATATGATAGGCTACACCTTCTATGTAAGAGGAGATGTAAAACGGGCAAAGAAGTATATAAACAAAGCTCTAAACTTAGACCCTAAATTTTCCGAAGCGTATATGAATCTTGCAACTATTGCAGAAGAGGAAGGAAATTTAAAAGAGGCCAAAAAATATTACCTGAAAGCACTTGAAAACCCACTTTTTCTTAACCCGGAAGTTGCCTATTACAAACTTGCCCTTATAGAAGAGAAAGAGGGAAACTTAACACTTGCAAAAAGGCATTTAACACTTGCAATAAGGAACAACTTAGACTTTGCTCCTGCGTATGTTGAACTTGGCAAACTGCTTGAAAAAGAGGAAAAACAGGAAGAAGCAAAGGAACTTTACTATCAAATAATAAAAAGGTTTCCCAAGCTTCAAGAAGCCTACTACCGCCTTGCTTTAATATATTTAAATGAGAAAAATTTACCTCTTGCAGAAAAATTTATTAAGAAATGTTATAAAATTAATCCTGATTCCAGATGGGGTATAAAAGCGCAAGAGGTGATGGTTAAATATGGCTTTGAAAAATAAGTTCCTTATCTTAATATCTGTTTTTCTCGGGCTTTTTCTTGCATTTATAGCTGCCGGAATTCTCTTTCTGTATAAACCGGACTTTTTTCTCTCATTAATTTTCGGAAAGAAGCCAATAGAGATTACAGAAAAAAAAGAAACTCAAAAACTGACAAAAAAGGAGCTTTTCCAGATAGAAGAAATTGTCACAAACAACCTGTCTATGATTAAAGAAGGAATAACAATCCATCCTGCCATAATTTTCAAAATAGCTGAAACTGAAAACTCAACTGACGCTTACGTGCTTACACTTTCAGAACTTGAGTGGCCATTTGTAAAAACTATAGTAAGAGGCGGAATAACTCTTGACAGAGTGAAAAAAGTTTACAAATGTTCCGATATCTTTATACTGGATTTTGATACAAAAGGAATGGTCGTTCCACCTGTCAAAAGTGGACCTTTTATAGACAAAGGAGTTATAGTTCCGGGATTTGAAGGACAAAAACCGATAGTGTCTCCATTTTACGGTGATTGTCAGGAAATTTCAGGATTTGTGTTTAACCAGTTTGGTGATTTTTCGGGAGTTTGTAAAAGTCAAGATTTTATCCCTGCATCCTGGATAAACAATCTTAATCTATCAACGTGCTCAATAATTTACGGTAAACCTGCCCAGACAGAAAATTCAACAACAAACGATACTGAAAATACGACCGAAAATGAAACAGAAAACAGAACACTTGAATCAGAAAACATAACCAACAATACCAAACCAGATAACCAGACTTTAGAATTCAACCAGACATACATCGGGGAAAATAGCACTGGCAATTTCACAACCAATCAAACCGAATAAGGTATAATAAATTTCAAAACAGATTTAGAGAAGAAAAGATGCCATTCTTTAAAAAGAAAAATGCCATTGAGAACTTTAAGAAACTCCTTTCAAAGAAAAACTATTCAGACGCATTTAAAATAGCCATTACTATTCTGGAAAAGGACCCGGATAACCCATTCGTCCTTGATGAAGCAATAAATATCCTAAAACAGCTCCACAGAAAAGACTCTCTTGAAAATTTCATACTCTCTATAGCGGAGAAAAAATTTAAAGATGGTTATTACGATAAAGCCATAGCCATTTTAAAAAAGGGATTAAAAGAGGTTCCTTCCAGCTATTCTTTGATTAAACTACTATCTTCTATCTATGAAAAGAAAGACCTATACTACGAAGCTCTCAACTGCGTATATCAGGGATGGAAAAAAGCTAAAGAACCGGAAAAGAGCAAACTGAAGAAGTTAATGATAGAAAAACTCACAAAACTCCTTGAAACTGCAGAAGAATTAAAAAAACACGATACAGAAAAACTTTTAATCTATTTCTCAAATCTTGCCAGAAAACTTTTAAACGTTGACAGGTGCACCATCTACATCGCAGACCCGGAAAAGAAAATTCTATGGACCAAAATAGCCCACGGAATAGACAAAATAATCATCCCGATAGATAAAGGATTTGCAGGCTATGTGTACCGGACAGGAGAAAGTATAATCAGTAATGACCCATACAACGACAGACGGTTTTTTAAAGATGTGGACACCATCACAGGATATAAAACCAGAAATATTGTAACCGTTCCCATAATTATAAACGGAAGAAAAATAGGAGTGTTTCAGGCTCTGAACAAAATAGGAGAAAAATTCAACGAGGATGACCTATCCATTCTTACAATCTTAGCCCTACACAGTGCTCCCTACCTGATAGAAAGTATAAAAGAAAGTAAAAATTAAAAAATAGAAATCGGATAACTTTTTAACAGGAAGTTGCAAATATATCCATTTTGAATATATTTTAGCACCGTAAATGCGCCCGTAGCTCAACTGGATAGAGCGTGGGACTACGGATCCCAAGGTTGCAGGTTCGACTCCTGCCGGGCGCGCCACACTTTAATGGAAAAATCAGATGGAAAATCACCTTTTCTTCCTTAAAGAAGCCGTAAAAGAGGCAAAAAAAGCATTAAAATTTGGAGAAGTTCCAATCGGAGCTGTTATAGTAAAAAACAACAGGATAATTGGAAGGGGATTTAATAAAAAGGAGTTTCTCCAATCTCCCACAGCTCACGCGGAAATCATTGCAATTGAAGATGCAGCAAAAAGACTAAACTCCTGGAGACTTACAGGAACAATCCTTTATTCAACTGTTGAACCGTGCATTATGTGTTGCGGTGCAATTATTCAGGCAAGGATAGAGAAGGTTGTTTATTCAACACCTGACCCGAAATTTGGAGGAGTTGAAAGCCTTTTTTCTATATTCTCAAATGGAAACCTCAACCATAAAGTAAAGGTTGAAAAATATCCTCTTGAAGAACCAGAAAAGCTTCTGAAAGAGTTTTTCCGGAATCTTAGAAAAAAACAGGTATAATTTCCAAAACCGCTTTAGGGAGGCATTGTGAAACCTTTAAAAGAAAGACTTATGACCCCAGGACCAACTCCAGTTCCTGAAAGAGTGCTTCAGGCTATGGCATCACACACAATGTATCACAGGTCACCTAAATTTAAAGAAATTTTTGCAGAAACTATAGAAAGACTTAAAAGACTGTTCAAAACAGAAAGGGATACACTTATACTAACATCTTCCGGAACAGGTGCAATGGAAGCTGCTGTTTCCAATCTCTTTTCTCCTGGCGATAGTGCAGTTGTCATAGTTGGCGGAAAGTTCGGTCAGAGATGGAAAGAGCTGTGCGAAACCTTTGGAGTTAATCCTGTAGTTATAGAACTTGAATGGGGAAAGTCGGTAAATCCTGAAGATGTTAAAAAGAAAATTGAGGAAAACAGAAATATAAAGGGTGTTCTGGTTCAGATATGTGAAACATCAACAGGAGCTTTCAACGATGTTAAAGCTCTCGGAGAGATAACTGCCAGATATGATAATGTAATTCTTGTAGCTGATGGAATTACAGCCTTTGGTGTTTATGATATACCTGTTGATGACTGGAACATAGATGTTGCCATTACAGGCTCACAAAAAGCTCTGATGACACCACCGGGACTTGCTGTAATAAGCTTAAGTGAAAAGGCAAAATCAAGACTAAGCAGGAAAAAATGGGCATACTACTTTGACCTATCCAAAGAGATAAAGAATCAGGCTAAAGGGCAGACAGCATACACTCCGGCAGTAAACCTTATTGTAGGTCTTAATGAAGCACTTAAAATGATAGAAGAGGAAGGACTTGAAAATGTAGCTAAAAGACACGAAATACTTGCAAAATCAGCCCGCGCCGGTATAAAGGCTCTTGAACTTGAACTGCTCCCTGAACATCCTGCAAACGGCGTAACAGCAGTAAAACTTCCTGAACACATTGATGGACAAAAGTTTGTCTCATGGATAAGAGACAGACTCGGAATAGTTATTGCAGGAGGTCAGGAACACCTTAAAGGAAAAATTTTCAGATTGTCCCACATGGGATACATAGACATTTTTGACCTTTTAACTCAACTTGAAGCTGTTGAGTTTGCCCTGACAAGAATGGAGATGTATCCAGCTTACGGAAAAGCTGTTGCAGCAGCAATGGAAACCTATATAGAACTTGTTCATCAATCCCCAATCAAATATAGAGGAGAGAGGTAATCTCTCCTCCTATTTCCTATCATCATACTCTATCTTCACTTCCGGCTCTGGCGCTGGAAGAGTTTGAGCAGGTTTTGAAATTTCAAATTTCCCTTCTTCAATCCACTCCTTAAGAATCTGTGCTATCTCCCTTGCTTTGTAGTAGGAGGAAAGTGGTGATGCTGGAATTTTCTTACCCTCCACCTCTATAAATCCTTTTCTTAAATCAGCATAACTTACATACGCCAAAGGTTCTACCGACTCTCCACTTGGATAATCGTGAGAATAATCAAACACAGGAGCAAAAATTTCAGAATCCTTAACAGAGGTATAAAAAGCTATTCGTTCATTAAGTACAGGAATCGGAATACCAATTCCTACAAACAGCGAAACACCGTAACCAACTATTGAAGCAGCTCTTATAAACTCTGTACTCATCCCTT from Desulfurobacterium atlanticum includes these protein-coding regions:
- the folE gene encoding GTP cyclohydrolase I FolE — encoded protein: MIDTERIEKAVREILLAIGEDPDREGLKDTPKRVAKMYKEVLAGYDDSPENHSVLFTERYDEMIIVKDIPFFSMCEHHMLPFFGKIHIAYIPGEDRVTGLSKLARIADVYAKRLQLQERMTEQIASAIMEKFNAKGVMVVVEAQHLCMIMRGVKKPGSFTITSAIKGMLRKEPTRTEALFLIKGGK
- the ftsH gene encoding ATP-dependent zinc metalloprotease FtsH, yielding MNRFQDILKSVALWITIALLMIIAFNFFSSPQFTRKTIPFSTFLQEVEKGEIKKVTIQGQEITGQTKEGQEFKTYTPYYPDLVKKLTEKNVEINVKPEEGSPWYITVLVSWLPMIFLIVIWISMMRQMNAGGSKALSFAKSRAKIFIDNKPKVTFKDVAGIDEIKEEVAEIVEFLRNPKKYQQLGGKIPKGILLAGAPGTGKTLLAKAIAGEANVPFLSVSGSEFVEMFVGVGASRVRDLFDQAKKHAPCIVFIDEIDAVGRKRGVGVTGGHDEREQTLNQLLVEMDGFESNEGIIVIGATNRPDILDQALLRPGRFDRQIYVPLPDVKGRLEILKIHTKDKPLGDDVDLEVIARSTPGFSGADLANIVNEAALIAARKGHGKIMMEDFEEAKDKVTMGIERKSLALSEREKITTAYHEAGHTLVAKLLPNADKVHKVTIIPRGKALGITQQLPEEDKYTYTKDYLLDKLCVLFGGRVAEEIALGTISTGAGNDIERATEIARKMVAEWGMSEKIGPIAVKMKEEFGEPVEIVSEDTKRLIDKEVKRIINETYQKAKELITSNFEKLENLAKALLEKETLTGEEIDLAMEGKLNDSDKPPQNPSPPESKNKEKNDKKDLPPNFNPQFDA
- a CDS encoding tetratricopeptide repeat protein; this encodes MKKLLALSFTVLILNSCATAPQEKKQIQPPPIQETKTFTRKEKADGFYKIGVSYLQLGDIPLALNYLFKAKDLNPKDPKIYNMIGYTFYVRGDVKRAKKYINKALNLDPKFSEAYMNLATIAEEEGNLKEAKKYYLKALENPLFLNPEVAYYKLALIEEKEGNLTLAKRHLTLAIRNNLDFAPAYVELGKLLEKEEKQEEAKELYYQIIKRFPKLQEAYYRLALIYLNEKNLPLAEKFIKKCYKINPDSRWGIKAQEVMVKYGFEK
- a CDS encoding pyridoxal-phosphate-dependent aminotransferase family protein; the encoded protein is MKPLKERLMTPGPTPVPERVLQAMASHTMYHRSPKFKEIFAETIERLKRLFKTERDTLILTSSGTGAMEAAVSNLFSPGDSAVVIVGGKFGQRWKELCETFGVNPVVIELEWGKSVNPEDVKKKIEENRNIKGVLVQICETSTGAFNDVKALGEITARYDNVILVADGITAFGVYDIPVDDWNIDVAITGSQKALMTPPGLAVISLSEKAKSRLSRKKWAYYFDLSKEIKNQAKGQTAYTPAVNLIVGLNEALKMIEEEGLENVAKRHEILAKSARAGIKALELELLPEHPANGVTAVKLPEHIDGQKFVSWIRDRLGIVIAGGQEHLKGKIFRLSHMGYIDIFDLLTQLEAVEFALTRMEMYPAYGKAVAAAMETYIELVHQSPIKYRGER
- a CDS encoding nucleoside deaminase, producing the protein MENHLFFLKEAVKEAKKALKFGEVPIGAVIVKNNRIIGRGFNKKEFLQSPTAHAEIIAIEDAAKRLNSWRLTGTILYSTVEPCIMCCGAIIQARIEKVVYSTPDPKFGGVESLFSIFSNGNLNHKVKVEKYPLEEPEKLLKEFFRNLRKKQV
- the hpt gene encoding hypoxanthine phosphoribosyltransferase, translating into MELKILITEEEIKKRIKTLAKDISEEFNGEKVTAICLLKGAFIFTADLVREMKTEVEIEFMRIKSYEGTEKGEDKLIYNVESDIEGKNVLIIDDILDTGGCLKTAVSVIKEKKPAKIKTCVLLEKERDKVIDADFVGFKIPDKFVVGYGLDMNELYRDLPYIAVVE
- a CDS encoding GAF domain-containing protein → MPFFKKKNAIENFKKLLSKKNYSDAFKIAITILEKDPDNPFVLDEAINILKQLHRKDSLENFILSIAEKKFKDGYYDKAIAILKKGLKEVPSSYSLIKLLSSIYEKKDLYYEALNCVYQGWKKAKEPEKSKLKKLMIEKLTKLLETAEELKKHDTEKLLIYFSNLARKLLNVDRCTIYIADPEKKILWTKIAHGIDKIIIPIDKGFAGYVYRTGESIISNDPYNDRRFFKDVDTITGYKTRNIVTVPIIINGRKIGVFQALNKIGEKFNEDDLSILTILALHSAPYLIESIKESKN
- a CDS encoding argininosuccinate synthase, translated to MSKRVVLAYSGGLDTSVIVRWLTDRGFEVITYTADVGQGEELSEIEEKAKMAGAVEAVIDDIKEEFAREYCMPLMRAGALYEGKYPLLSALSRPLISKKLVELAHKVGADYVAHGSTGKGNDQVRFEASVWALDPDIEVLAPVREWEFKSREEEIEYAQKYGIPVVATKEKPYSYDRNLWGVAIESGPLEDPYAEPPEDAFVLTVSPEKAPDTPEYVEIEFKEGIPVAINGKVYKDLWKLIWDLNEIAGKHGFGRIDMIENRLVGIKSREVYESPAGLLLIKAYDELESMVLDRFTYHYKITHVRHPYAEVVYNGLWFSTLRESLDAFNENIAKLITGKVKFKLYKGCGNVVGRSAEKSMYIEDLATYSPHDSFDHKAGAAFTKVWSLPLKVAGRVRK
- the tilS gene encoding tRNA lysidine(34) synthetase TilS; this translates as MDLKKRVLQTIKKFSLISPGDTVLCAVSGGPDSVALLFILNEISKEEIPISLYIAHFNHMLREESDEEENFVKEIGNSLNIPVFTERKNLKEITGGKNIEAIARRERYKFLYKIAQKIEANKIATGHTASDLAETVIFNLTKGSGIKGLRGFLPKREKIIRPLFETTKEEVENYLKERKIPYRIDFSNFSMKFSRNLIRIKVIPELKKINPSLEKTILRETATLREAEDFIKEEVKKILSRANIRSDKAEISLSIIKAVHPFILKETINEMFFKISGEYLNRTKLKAIEHLIKKDESGEIDLKKGFKGRKDQNSFSIEKEQFSPENKVKIKVTSETEKIETPSGTFIFNAKNPHFEIPEEIIKKGVFIKNREGGEWLQFPYGRKKLKKFFIEKKVPVKLRDFLPIVVTADNEVIWIPELFKKTYIKENQNIIGVRFESGIKNFDN
- the tig gene encoding trigger factor, whose translation is MACTVSKREGVVYEAKIVAEPEVVKKEVENICKEIRKNAKIPGFRPGKAPVNIIKKQYKDLIEENLVRAIVPKELDKGIKEANLVLISEPYIEDLKYDDRNNTLECVVIFEVKPEIDLKPEDYKGIKVTKSVRKIEDKDVEQVLESLLNREAKFEEVDRPAQKGDLVDLEYVAIIDGEEKKGEVTAVLGENQLWSEVDSAVIGKKKGEEGEVSFKAPEDEKYGDAAGKDVTLKFKVLAVKEKKLPELNDEFAKKFGVETVEELKSKIREDLEKAEAERQQEEVEDKIVEELLKKVGIPVPSSLLSMEIKAQAENQIMRLAQFGVDVKQISPQTIAEMVRPTAEKTVKVKLLLEKVAELEGLEVTDEDIEKEIEKLANMAFNGDTVLARQSLEERNLMPMVKQDVLRQKALDRLIELAEIEEVEFKEEKKEEDKEEQ